A section of the Acropora muricata isolate sample 2 chromosome 4, ASM3666990v1, whole genome shotgun sequence genome encodes:
- the LOC136915658 gene encoding 5-hydroxytryptamine receptor 4-like produces the protein MTEQENSTSSIPPGSSNLPVSSICIIAYLSLLVVIALGGNGLLITVILKRKLLQKVHYFFILSLAASNFLNAFLKIPTTILGRFDRNWYPNHTICYFTTPLGVLFGAASVFSLSAVAINRYLVISSPLNYSDRMPPMLAKSILAGIWFASFSLAVPPVMWREKEAICRSGRISKEHYTSEMLYFFLALWLFVIIVPSIVMSISYVKIFLIARYHALQIDTRNQAFAVCQQTKRRRKDLKAAVVLAVIGGIFIICWIPFFVVQTIHKFGKGKISSIYFNIFLCVMYTNSALDPILLFLFNAEIRKALIKLYCKAFQKTNPQLPHTDLSSFLAQPGNELEQ, from the coding sequence ATGACTGAGCAAGAAAATTCGACGTCATCTATTCCTCCCGGGTCCTCTAATCTGCCAGTCAGTTCTATTTGTATTATAGCATATTTATCGCTCTTGGTCGTAATTGCTTTGGGAGGTAATGGTTTGCTTATAACCGTTATACTCAAGAGAAAACTCCTTCAAAAAGTTCATTACTTCTTCATACTTAGTCTGGCGGCGTCTAATTTCTTAAACGCCTTTTTAAAGATACCTACCACGATTTTAGGACGCTTTGATCGAAACTGGTACCCTAATCACACAATATGCTACTTCACCACCCCCCTGGGTGTGCTGTTTGGCGCGGCATCGGTGTTCAGCCTGTCAGCGGTAGCTATTAACAGATACCTTGTGATTTCCTCGCCGCTTAACTATTCTGATCGAATGCCACCGATGTTGGCCAAAAGCATTTTGGCTGGAATTTGGTTCGCAAGTTTTTCTTTGGCCGTCCCTCCTGTCATGTGGAGAGAGAAGGAAGCCATTTGCCGAAGCGGTAGAATTTCCAAAGAACATTACACCTCGGAAATGCTTTACTTCTTCTTGGCCTTGTGGCTGTTTGTCATCATTGTTCCTTCCATTGTTATGAGCATTTCTTACGTGAAAATCTTTCTTATTGCGCGCTACCACGCGTTGCAAATTGACACGCGAAATCAAGCGTTCGCAGTTTGCCAACAAACAAAGCGACGAAGGAAAGACTTGAAAGCTGCTGTAGTTCTAGCAGTGATCGGAGGAATCTTCATTATTTGCTGGATTCCTTTCTTCGTTGTACAGACTATTCACAAGTTTGGAAAGGGAAAAATTAGTTCTATTTACTTCAACATATTTCTCTGCGTAATGTACACTAACTCCGCATTGGACCCAATTTTGCTGTTCTTGTTCAACGCCGAGATCAGAAAAGCACTAATAAAGCTCTACTGCAAAGCATTTCAAAAAACTAACCCACAACTACCTCATACAGACCTCTCTTCTTTTCTCGCACAGCCTGGTAACGAGCTGGAACAATAG